The Geothrix sp. genome window below encodes:
- a CDS encoding IspD/TarI family cytidylyltransferase, protein MSNPSSPASTDPPRPYLVIPAGGRGLRMGGGLPKQFRDWGGRPLLQATVEAFLAPGMPHLAGIALAVPESHLEEVRGWSFSAPCWVVTGGGTRQESVWAALSALPEEPLAPVMIHDAVRPFPPSAPLWEALEALNRFDGVLLGEPSTDTLKRVDAQGRVLGTEPREAFFRAQTPQIARLGTWLRAFQAADEAGFTATDDVALLERLGLAVKLVTSPGTNLKLTTPEDWDRTRPH, encoded by the coding sequence GTGTCGAACCCTTCATCACCCGCCAGCACTGATCCCCCGCGTCCCTACCTGGTCATCCCGGCGGGAGGCCGGGGGCTTCGCATGGGCGGAGGCCTGCCCAAGCAGTTCCGCGATTGGGGCGGGCGGCCCCTGCTGCAAGCGACCGTCGAGGCCTTTCTGGCCCCAGGCATGCCCCATCTGGCCGGCATCGCCCTGGCGGTGCCCGAGTCCCACCTGGAAGAAGTCCGCGGCTGGTCCTTCAGTGCGCCCTGCTGGGTGGTGACCGGGGGCGGCACCCGGCAGGAGTCCGTGTGGGCGGCGCTGTCCGCCCTGCCCGAGGAACCCCTGGCCCCAGTGATGATCCACGATGCCGTGCGCCCCTTCCCCCCCTCGGCTCCCCTCTGGGAGGCCCTGGAGGCCCTGAACCGTTTTGATGGGGTGCTGCTCGGCGAGCCGTCCACGGACACCCTGAAGCGGGTGGATGCCCAGGGGCGCGTGCTGGGCACGGAGCCCCGGGAGGCCTTCTTCCGCGCCCAGACACCCCAGATCGCCCGGCTGGGCACCTGGCTCCGGGCCTTCCAGGCCGCAGATGAGGCCGGGTTCACCGCCACGGACGATGTGGCCCTCCTGGAGCGGCTGGGCCTTGCCGTGAAGCTGGTCACCAGCCCCGGCACCAACCTGAAGCTCACCACGCCCGAAGATTGGGACCGGACCCGCCCCCACTGA
- the lpxC gene encoding UDP-3-O-acyl-N-acetylglucosamine deacetylase, with protein MPRSTTPQTLSREITISGHGLHGNRPCSVRLVPVDAPTGLVFIHTPTGTEIPAKASLAGDLVLSTTLLKDGVRLQTIEHLLSALSGLEVEHLRIEVDAEELPILDGSAAPWVDAILQAGTKGLQGRRRFLKITQPVEVRNGDRWIRALPFDGLRLRYVIDFPIPSLGRQSRELSLTPEKYRRELGAARTFCLAQEIDMMRSRGLALGGSLDNAVVFGADGPLNDSLRFEDEAVRHKMLDLVGDLALLGAPLLGLVEAHAAGHALHVALVQAILASPNCWEWTENAEPANVQFFFHPLVAQPA; from the coding sequence ATGCCCCGCAGCACCACTCCCCAGACCCTGAGCCGCGAGATCACCATCTCGGGCCATGGCCTGCATGGGAACCGCCCCTGTTCGGTGCGGCTGGTGCCGGTGGACGCCCCCACGGGCCTGGTGTTCATCCACACCCCCACGGGCACCGAGATTCCCGCCAAGGCCAGCCTGGCGGGCGACTTGGTGCTGTCCACCACCCTCTTGAAGGATGGCGTGCGCCTCCAGACCATCGAACACCTCCTGTCGGCCCTGTCCGGCCTGGAGGTCGAGCACCTCCGCATTGAGGTCGATGCCGAGGAACTCCCCATTCTCGATGGCAGCGCCGCCCCCTGGGTGGACGCCATCCTGCAGGCCGGCACGAAGGGCCTCCAGGGCCGTCGCCGGTTCCTCAAGATCACCCAGCCCGTCGAAGTGCGGAACGGGGATCGCTGGATTCGAGCCCTGCCTTTTGATGGCCTCCGCCTGCGCTATGTCATCGATTTTCCCATCCCCTCCCTGGGGCGGCAGAGCCGCGAGCTCAGCCTCACCCCCGAGAAATACCGCCGCGAGCTGGGTGCCGCCCGCACCTTCTGCCTGGCCCAGGAGATCGACATGATGCGTTCCCGGGGCCTTGCGCTCGGGGGCAGCCTGGACAACGCTGTGGTCTTCGGCGCCGATGGGCCCCTGAACGACTCCCTGCGCTTCGAAGACGAAGCCGTGCGCCACAAGATGCTCGATCTGGTGGGCGACCTGGCCCTCCTCGGCGCGCCCCTGCTGGGCCTCGTGGAAGCCCACGCCGCCGGCCACGCCCTGCATGTCGCCCTGGTCCAGGCCATCCTGGCAAGCCCCAACTGCTGGGAGTGGACCGAGAACGCCGAGCCCGCCAATGTGCAGTTCTTCTTCCATCCCCTCGTGGCCCAGCCCGCCTGA
- the hisD gene encoding histidinol dehydrogenase translates to MDPSPNEVHRCYFISISDLTNRADVPGWVAALARSGEMEEDTRKAVAAILGDVRRNGLSATVDWTARLDGVRLDPTALGIPASALEAARTDLDRNQPGLMAALREMIANVRRFAEGQRDCLRDLELPLPGGGTVGERWCPLKTAGVYIPGGRAFYPSTLAMTVIPAQVAGVARIVGVTPPRPEPTLPGAWGIDPLVLACAAELGLTELYPFGGAQALGWLAYGEPAVDLVAGPGNRFVAEAKRQLIGTCGIDALAGPTELLVIADGSADPAWVAEDLLAQAEHDPDAAAVLVSADRALLQAVAAELQARVAASPRRSVLEQSLGTHGRLVCAERELAIALAQAWAPEHLELCVSDPEAWLPALTAAGALFIGNASAEAFGDYGAGPNHVLPTNRSARYTSPLGVATFLKRQSLLRLASSDAAAMAPWVERLAEAEGLVHHGRSAALRAAGAGLPAHHRP, encoded by the coding sequence ATGGATCCTTCACCCAACGAGGTGCATAGGTGTTACTTCATCTCCATCAGTGACCTGACGAACCGGGCGGATGTGCCCGGGTGGGTGGCCGCACTGGCCCGAAGCGGAGAGATGGAAGAGGACACCCGGAAGGCCGTGGCGGCCATCCTGGGCGATGTGCGTCGGAACGGCCTGTCGGCCACAGTGGACTGGACCGCTCGCCTGGATGGCGTTCGGCTGGACCCTACGGCCCTCGGCATCCCGGCTTCGGCACTCGAGGCGGCCCGCACGGACCTGGACCGGAATCAGCCGGGCCTCATGGCCGCCTTGCGGGAGATGATCGCGAATGTGCGCCGTTTCGCGGAGGGCCAGCGCGACTGCTTGCGCGACCTGGAACTGCCCCTCCCCGGGGGGGGCACCGTCGGCGAGCGCTGGTGCCCCCTGAAGACCGCGGGCGTCTACATCCCCGGCGGCCGGGCCTTCTACCCCTCCACCCTCGCCATGACGGTCATCCCCGCCCAAGTGGCCGGTGTGGCGCGCATCGTGGGCGTCACCCCTCCGAGGCCCGAGCCCACCCTGCCGGGTGCCTGGGGGATCGACCCGCTGGTGCTGGCCTGCGCGGCGGAACTGGGTCTGACGGAACTCTATCCCTTCGGCGGGGCCCAGGCCCTGGGCTGGCTGGCCTACGGTGAGCCCGCGGTGGATCTCGTCGCAGGCCCCGGAAACCGCTTCGTGGCCGAGGCCAAGCGGCAGCTGATCGGCACCTGCGGCATCGATGCCCTGGCGGGGCCCACGGAGCTGCTGGTGATCGCGGACGGCAGCGCGGACCCCGCCTGGGTGGCCGAGGACCTGCTGGCCCAGGCCGAGCACGATCCCGATGCCGCCGCCGTGCTGGTGAGCGCTGACCGGGCCCTGCTGCAGGCGGTGGCCGCGGAGCTTCAAGCGCGAGTGGCCGCCTCCCCCCGGCGGTCCGTCCTCGAACAGAGCCTGGGCACCCACGGACGCCTGGTCTGCGCGGAGCGCGAGCTGGCCATCGCCCTGGCCCAGGCCTGGGCCCCGGAGCACCTCGAGCTCTGCGTCTCCGACCCCGAAGCCTGGCTGCCCGCGCTCACCGCCGCAGGTGCCCTGTTCATCGGCAACGCCAGTGCCGAGGCCTTCGGCGACTACGGTGCAGGACCGAACCATGTGCTGCCCACCAACCGCAGCGCCCGCTACACCAGCCCCCTGGGCGTGGCCACCTTCCTCAAGCGCCAGAGCCTGCTGCGCCTTGCTTCCTCCGATGCCGCGGCCATGGCCCCCTGGGTGGAACGGCTCGCGGAAGCCGAAGGCCTCGTGCACCACGGCCGCAGCGCGGCGCTCCGCGCGGCCGGCGCCGGCCTCCCCGCTCATCATCGCCCCTAG
- a CDS encoding aminotransferase class I/II-fold pyridoxal phosphate-dependent enzyme, with protein MSLLRPDLSDLPAYRRPPEPPTGLRLHMNEAASDWPEAAREALLTRLRDLPFHLYPERQDELTERLRKRVGAPENGLLLGPSSGALLDLVATAGLSAGDAVAIPDPGFSLYPMLVRRNGGQVRAIPQGTSFSLEPWFSALDCRQIWLTLPNNPTGAWISPAALEPLLEAAAARPEPPLVVIDEAYAEFAPATHRLAVDRYPNLVLLRTFSKALASAAWRIGYLLGDPALVAKLAALQLPYSLTAASLEALDVALDFAAEFEPAVRALPDRRDRLSAALPAHRAAPSAANFLHLSPDPSPLLEAAGMKVRRLPGTDAARVTLGTEADTQRVASALGGSLPAPAPRPRRRLLVLDIDGVLIDADRSFLEAVGRALADLRPSLAWSEGTYRAFKRLGGFNNDFRLAAGALALAEAFGDGDLQALVEGAAGRGFPQLEARIQALEPAAQAAVQKHYADTIQLERPLASLEDLQATGWDLAVLTGRPPEELELAWRVLGFQLPAVCDAAPHLRKPEPAGLLQLADAFRAEEILFVGDTVDDASCLRAAVAARPELAWRFAALGPDRARFAALQDVQSASLRDLLPMLNQAPFSNCQELP; from the coding sequence ATGTCCCTGCTCCGACCCGACCTGTCCGACCTGCCCGCCTACCGGCGGCCTCCCGAGCCCCCCACCGGCCTGCGCCTGCACATGAACGAGGCGGCCTCGGACTGGCCCGAGGCCGCGCGGGAGGCTCTGCTGACGCGGCTCAGGGACCTGCCCTTCCACCTCTATCCCGAGCGGCAGGACGAACTCACGGAGCGGCTGCGGAAACGCGTGGGCGCGCCAGAGAACGGCCTGCTGCTGGGGCCCTCCAGCGGCGCCCTGCTGGACCTGGTGGCCACGGCGGGCCTGAGCGCCGGCGATGCGGTGGCCATCCCCGATCCCGGCTTCAGCCTCTATCCCATGCTGGTGCGGCGAAACGGCGGTCAGGTGCGGGCCATCCCCCAGGGCACCAGCTTCTCCCTGGAGCCCTGGTTCAGCGCCCTCGACTGCCGCCAGATCTGGCTCACCCTGCCGAACAACCCCACCGGCGCCTGGATCTCCCCGGCAGCGCTGGAACCGCTGCTGGAAGCCGCCGCGGCCCGGCCCGAGCCGCCCCTGGTGGTGATCGACGAGGCCTACGCGGAGTTCGCCCCCGCCACGCACCGCCTGGCGGTGGACCGCTACCCGAACCTGGTGCTGCTCCGCACCTTCAGCAAGGCGCTGGCCTCCGCCGCTTGGCGCATCGGCTACCTGCTGGGCGATCCCGCCCTGGTCGCGAAGCTCGCCGCGCTGCAGCTGCCCTACTCCCTGACCGCCGCCAGCCTGGAGGCGCTGGATGTGGCCCTCGATTTCGCCGCCGAATTCGAGCCCGCCGTGCGCGCCCTGCCCGACCGCCGCGACCGCCTCTCCGCGGCGCTGCCGGCTCACCGGGCGGCCCCCAGCGCCGCCAACTTCCTGCACCTGTCCCCGGATCCCTCGCCCCTCCTGGAAGCCGCCGGGATGAAGGTGCGCCGCCTGCCCGGCACCGATGCGGCCCGCGTCACCCTCGGCACGGAGGCGGACACCCAGCGCGTCGCCTCGGCGCTCGGCGGCTCGCTGCCCGCCCCGGCCCCCCGGCCCCGCCGCCGCCTGCTGGTCCTGGACATCGACGGCGTCCTCATTGATGCCGACCGCAGCTTCCTGGAAGCGGTGGGCCGCGCCCTGGCCGACCTGCGCCCGTCCCTGGCCTGGTCCGAGGGGACCTACCGGGCCTTCAAGCGCCTGGGGGGCTTCAACAACGATTTCCGCCTCGCGGCGGGCGCCCTGGCTCTGGCCGAAGCCTTCGGAGACGGGGATCTTCAGGCCCTTGTCGAAGGCGCCGCCGGCCGGGGCTTCCCGCAGCTCGAAGCCCGCATCCAGGCGCTCGAACCCGCCGCCCAGGCCGCCGTCCAGAAACACTACGCCGACACCATCCAGCTGGAGCGGCCGCTGGCCTCGCTGGAGGACCTCCAGGCCACGGGCTGGGATCTGGCCGTACTGACCGGGCGTCCGCCGGAGGAACTCGAGCTGGCCTGGCGCGTGCTCGGCTTCCAGCTGCCGGCGGTCTGCGATGCCGCCCCCCATCTCCGTAAGCCCGAGCCTGCCGGGCTCCTGCAGCTGGCCGATGCCTTCCGGGCCGAGGAGATCCTGTTCGTGGGCGACACCGTCGACGATGCCTCCTGCCTGCGGGCGGCCGTGGCGGCGCGCCCCGAACTCGCCTGGCGGTTTGCGGCCCTGGGGCCGGATCGCGCCCGCTTCGCCGCCCTCCAGGATGTGCAGTCCGCGAGCCTGCGCGACCTTCTGCCGATGCTGAATCAGGCCCCGTTTTCCAATTGCCAGGAGCTGCCATGA
- the hisB gene encoding imidazoleglycerol-phosphate dehydratase HisB, which yields MRTATLHRATAETDVKVTLRLEGGEARIRTGLGYFDHMLLQLAKHGGFGLEVEARGDLPVDSHHLVEDVGLCLGDALKEALGDRAGIVRFAHAYVPLDEALARVVVDLSGRPWCEFHADLPPIVLGDGFQVEMVREFFIALAVRGGLAIHADLLRGVNTHHKVEALFKALARALRQATRTEGGGVPSTKGTLSA from the coding sequence ATGAGGACCGCCACCCTGCACCGCGCCACCGCCGAGACGGATGTGAAGGTCACCCTCCGCCTTGAGGGCGGGGAGGCCCGCATCCGCACCGGTCTCGGCTACTTCGACCACATGCTGCTGCAGCTGGCCAAGCACGGCGGCTTCGGCCTGGAGGTCGAGGCCCGGGGGGACCTGCCCGTGGACAGCCACCACCTGGTGGAGGATGTGGGCCTCTGCCTGGGTGACGCGCTGAAGGAGGCGCTCGGCGACCGCGCCGGCATCGTGCGCTTCGCCCATGCCTATGTGCCCCTGGATGAAGCGCTGGCCCGGGTGGTGGTGGATCTCTCGGGCCGTCCCTGGTGCGAATTCCACGCGGACCTGCCCCCCATCGTCCTCGGCGATGGGTTCCAGGTGGAGATGGTCCGCGAGTTCTTCATCGCCCTGGCCGTGCGCGGGGGGCTGGCCATCCACGCGGACCTTCTGCGGGGCGTGAACACCCATCACAAGGTCGAGGCCCTCTTCAAGGCCCTGGCCCGCGCCTTGCGCCAGGCCACGAGGACCGAGGGCGGCGGTGTGCCTTCCACCAAGGGGACCCTGTCCGCATGA
- the hisH gene encoding imidazole glycerol phosphate synthase subunit HisH → MSTITLIDYDAGNLASLEGALERLNLPFVRAASPDQAAEAGPIVLPGVGHFEAAQKSLRERGWWRVLPGLVAEGRPLLGICLGLQLLAEGSEEAPRASGLALIPGIVRRLGPGVKVPHMGWSQVRQNYPHPGLPDPKDTWLYFVHSYALEPSVETVCIADHGRPFAAIEARGHVMGFQPHPEKSGAAGLMLLQAALVWMGAAAPTPEAPCN, encoded by the coding sequence ATGAGCACCATCACCCTCATCGACTACGACGCGGGGAACCTGGCCTCCCTCGAGGGCGCCCTCGAGCGCCTGAACCTGCCCTTCGTGCGGGCGGCGTCGCCGGATCAGGCCGCCGAGGCGGGCCCCATCGTGCTCCCCGGCGTAGGGCACTTCGAAGCGGCCCAGAAATCCCTGCGCGAGCGCGGCTGGTGGCGCGTGCTGCCAGGGCTGGTGGCCGAAGGACGGCCCCTGCTGGGCATCTGCCTGGGCCTGCAGCTGCTGGCCGAGGGGAGCGAGGAGGCGCCCCGCGCCTCGGGCCTCGCTTTGATTCCCGGCATCGTGCGGCGGCTGGGCCCCGGCGTGAAGGTACCCCACATGGGCTGGAGCCAGGTGCGCCAGAACTACCCCCACCCGGGCCTGCCGGATCCGAAGGACACCTGGCTCTATTTCGTCCACAGCTATGCCCTGGAACCCAGCGTAGAGACGGTCTGCATCGCGGACCACGGTCGGCCTTTCGCGGCCATCGAGGCCCGGGGCCATGTCATGGGCTTCCAGCCCCACCCCGAGAAATCCGGCGCCGCGGGGCTGATGCTCCTCCAGGCGGCCCTGGTCTGGATGGGCGCTGCCGCGCCCACACCGGAGGCGCCATGCAATTGA
- a CDS encoding 1-(5-phosphoribosyl)-5-[(5-phosphoribosylamino)methylideneamino] imidazole-4-carboxamide isomerase, giving the protein MQLIPSMDLLQGRLVRLRHGDPQQATFYDLTPEAWVVRLIAAGARRIHLVDLDGAFGKSRQGAFTRFPERFPEVRFQLGGGLRDRQAIEEVLGFGFDAVVGTLAVEQPTALRGLPGDRIVAALDLKGDRIVTRGWQSSSACASTDVFEALLTLGFDRALVTDVSRDGTLEGPGVEAAAWVAGEGFRVQASGGVKDLSDLAPLTEIPGVVGAISGKALMEGFIPLDAPLTRAALEGGA; this is encoded by the coding sequence ATGCAATTGATCCCGAGCATGGACCTCTTGCAGGGCCGCCTGGTGCGGCTCCGTCACGGCGATCCACAACAGGCCACCTTCTACGACCTGACGCCGGAGGCCTGGGTGGTGCGGCTGATCGCTGCCGGGGCCCGGCGCATCCACCTGGTGGATCTGGACGGCGCTTTCGGGAAATCGCGCCAGGGAGCCTTCACCCGGTTCCCGGAGCGGTTCCCTGAAGTCCGCTTCCAGCTGGGCGGCGGTCTCCGGGACCGCCAGGCCATCGAGGAGGTTCTCGGCTTCGGATTCGACGCCGTGGTGGGCACCCTGGCCGTGGAGCAGCCCACGGCCCTCCGGGGGCTGCCCGGGGATCGCATCGTCGCGGCCCTCGACCTCAAGGGCGATCGCATCGTCACCCGCGGCTGGCAGTCTTCCAGCGCCTGCGCCTCCACCGATGTCTTCGAGGCCCTGCTCACCCTCGGGTTCGACCGTGCCCTGGTCACCGATGTGAGCCGCGACGGAACGCTGGAAGGCCCCGGCGTGGAAGCGGCAGCCTGGGTGGCGGGGGAGGGATTCCGGGTCCAGGCCTCCGGTGGAGTCAAGGATCTATCCGATCTCGCTCCCCTGACGGAAATCCCCGGTGTGGTGGGCGCCATCAGCGGCAAAGCCCTGATGGAAGGCTTCATCCCGCTGGACGCCCCGCTCACCCGGGCCGCGCTGGAAGGAGGCGCCTGA
- the hisF gene encoding imidazole glycerol phosphate synthase subunit HisF, with amino-acid sequence MPAKRIIPCLDVKQGRVVKGVQFKDLRDLGHPVDLARRYDAEGADELVFLDIAASLEQRGTRQGWVRAVAHELSIPFTVGGGVSSVDDARALLRAGADKVAINTAAALRPALVSELADAFGRQCVVAAVDVKRDEDLGWRVVLKGGTEPTDRSALEWLQELNELGAGEILLTSMDRDGTGDGFDLPLLEQAAELPIPLIASGGAGLEIHFLEALEHGADAVLAATLFHEGILPIARLKAYLAQNDISVRISHDL; translated from the coding sequence ATGCCTGCCAAGCGCATCATCCCCTGCCTGGATGTGAAGCAGGGCCGCGTCGTGAAGGGCGTCCAGTTCAAGGATCTCCGCGATCTGGGCCACCCGGTGGACCTGGCCCGCCGCTACGACGCCGAAGGTGCCGACGAACTGGTCTTCCTCGACATCGCCGCTTCTCTGGAACAGCGCGGAACCCGCCAGGGGTGGGTGCGGGCAGTGGCCCACGAGCTGAGCATCCCGTTCACCGTGGGCGGGGGCGTCTCCAGCGTGGACGATGCCCGCGCCCTGCTGCGCGCAGGCGCGGACAAGGTGGCCATCAACACCGCCGCCGCCCTCCGCCCGGCCCTGGTCTCCGAACTGGCCGACGCCTTCGGGCGGCAATGCGTGGTCGCCGCCGTGGATGTGAAGCGCGATGAGGATCTCGGGTGGCGGGTGGTTCTGAAGGGCGGCACCGAGCCTACGGACCGGTCCGCCCTGGAGTGGCTGCAGGAGCTCAATGAGCTGGGGGCCGGCGAGATCCTGCTGACCTCCATGGATCGCGACGGCACCGGTGATGGTTTTGATCTGCCACTGCTCGAGCAGGCCGCCGAACTGCCCATCCCGCTCATCGCCTCCGGCGGCGCGGGCCTCGAAATCCATTTCCTGGAGGCCCTGGAGCACGGCGCGGACGCCGTGCTGGCCGCCACGCTCTTCCACGAAGGCATCCTGCCCATCGCCAGGCTCAAGGCCTACCTCGCCCAGAACGACATCTCCGTACGGATCTCCCATGACCTTTGA
- the hisIE gene encoding bifunctional phosphoribosyl-AMP cyclohydrolase/phosphoribosyl-ATP diphosphatase HisIE: protein MTFDSLRFDADGLIPGLVQSRTGELRMMAWLNREALRLTLDTGFVTFWSRSRQALWVKGESSGNRLKLVQIRPDCDADALLIVADPEGPSCHRGTESCFDGEPWPATLPWLGRLEALLKSRKASADLNGSYTQKLFAQGVDRIAKKVVEEAGEVILAAKNDDREAFLGEAADLLFHLELLLLERGASLLEVVEVLHHRHADRSGGPA from the coding sequence ATGACCTTTGATTCCCTCCGATTCGACGCCGACGGCCTCATCCCCGGCCTCGTGCAGAGCCGCACCGGCGAGCTCCGCATGATGGCCTGGCTCAACCGCGAGGCCCTCCGGCTCACTCTCGACACCGGCTTCGTCACTTTCTGGAGCCGCTCCCGACAGGCGCTGTGGGTGAAGGGTGAAAGCAGCGGCAACCGGCTGAAACTCGTCCAGATCCGCCCCGACTGCGATGCGGACGCCCTGCTCATCGTGGCCGATCCCGAGGGGCCCAGCTGCCACCGGGGCACAGAGAGCTGCTTTGACGGGGAGCCCTGGCCCGCCACCCTGCCCTGGCTGGGCCGACTGGAGGCCCTGCTGAAATCCCGGAAGGCCTCGGCGGACCTCAATGGCAGCTACACCCAGAAGCTCTTCGCCCAGGGCGTGGACCGCATCGCCAAGAAAGTCGTGGAGGAGGCGGGCGAAGTGATCCTCGCCGCCAAGAACGATGACCGGGAGGCCTTCCTCGGCGAGGCGGCGGATCTCCTGTTCCATCTGGAGCTCCTGCTCCTGGAGCGCGGCGCCAGCCTGCTCGAAGTCGTGGAAGTGCTCCACCACCGTCATGCGGACCGTTCCGGGGGGCCCGCCTGA
- a CDS encoding ATP phosphoribosyltransferase regulatory subunit, protein MPVRTPHFPDLLFGSAARLRRWEDALMGLLQSHGYRELHPSLVLREAVPEGALRFFDGDDLVALRWDFTVALAGLLARGFPEPPPRVAYAGAVFRRPVQPWEAVERFEVGCERIQPEGEASAEADVELARLLMAIPGCLGLKSAILHLGNAALVRRPLEAEGLFGALSDAVVAALSRRAPHRVREALDGHPSAARLAAHAEALLSELDGPGTLDALESSPYAGLLEAEREHMDRALQALLPILPPNLELRVDLADVAGLGFYTGPTLRLWAPGAQQELAAGGRYDRLFPDLGRPWQAAGFCVRLSRLLDLADTRPDLFEEPR, encoded by the coding sequence ATGCCCGTCCGCACCCCCCACTTCCCCGACCTGCTCTTCGGCTCCGCCGCTCGCCTCCGCCGTTGGGAGGATGCCCTCATGGGCCTCCTCCAATCCCACGGCTATCGCGAACTCCATCCCTCGCTCGTGCTGCGGGAAGCCGTTCCAGAGGGCGCCCTGCGCTTCTTCGACGGCGATGACCTCGTGGCCCTGCGCTGGGACTTCACCGTGGCGCTGGCAGGCCTGCTGGCCCGGGGCTTCCCCGAGCCCCCGCCCCGAGTGGCCTACGCAGGCGCGGTCTTCCGCCGCCCGGTGCAGCCTTGGGAAGCCGTCGAGCGCTTCGAGGTGGGCTGCGAGCGCATCCAACCGGAGGGCGAAGCCTCGGCCGAGGCCGATGTGGAGCTGGCCCGCCTGCTCATGGCCATTCCCGGCTGTCTTGGCCTGAAGAGCGCCATCCTGCACCTGGGCAACGCGGCCCTGGTACGACGGCCCCTGGAGGCGGAGGGGCTGTTCGGGGCCCTCTCCGACGCCGTGGTGGCGGCCCTCTCGCGCCGCGCCCCCCACCGGGTGCGGGAGGCCCTGGATGGCCATCCTTCCGCCGCGCGGCTGGCCGCCCATGCCGAGGCCCTGCTGTCCGAGCTCGATGGCCCCGGCACCCTGGATGCCTTGGAATCGAGCCCCTATGCGGGTCTGCTGGAGGCCGAGCGGGAGCACATGGACCGAGCCCTCCAGGCCCTGCTGCCCATCCTCCCACCCAACCTCGAGCTGCGGGTGGACCTCGCCGATGTGGCGGGACTCGGCTTCTACACGGGCCCCACCCTGCGGCTCTGGGCCCCCGGCGCTCAGCAGGAACTGGCTGCGGGCGGGCGCTACGACCGCCTCTTCCCCGACCTGGGCCGCCCCTGGCAGGCCGCCGGATTCTGCGTGCGGCTCTCCCGCCTGCTCGACCTCGCCGACACCCGCCCTGACCTCTTCGAGGAGCCCCGATGA
- the hisG gene encoding ATP phosphoribosyltransferase produces the protein MTLQTLLIAFPKGRLGDELVPKLAGTPLALDAQALKSRVLRIPTATPGVAALLLKGADLPRYVAAGVASLGIVGSDTLDELDMDLLELADLGFGACRLSLCAQAGITLDALRAKPHLRLATKFPKATEAWLTREGLTAELVPLSSSAELAPLLGLADAIVDLVQTGGTLKAHGLVETAVLGRSSARLVAARGAYLSEPGRIRPLADLLMATLR, from the coding sequence ATGACGCTCCAGACGCTGCTCATCGCCTTCCCCAAGGGCCGCCTCGGCGACGAGCTGGTGCCGAAGCTCGCGGGCACCCCCTTGGCCCTGGATGCCCAGGCCCTGAAATCCCGCGTGCTGCGCATCCCCACGGCCACGCCGGGCGTCGCCGCGCTGCTCCTCAAGGGCGCCGACCTGCCCCGCTATGTGGCGGCCGGCGTGGCATCCCTCGGCATCGTGGGCTCGGACACCCTGGACGAGCTGGACATGGATCTGCTCGAACTGGCGGATCTCGGCTTCGGCGCCTGCCGTCTGTCCCTCTGCGCCCAGGCGGGCATCACGCTGGACGCCCTGCGCGCCAAGCCTCACCTGCGCCTCGCCACCAAGTTCCCCAAGGCCACCGAGGCCTGGCTCACCCGGGAGGGCCTCACCGCCGAGCTGGTGCCCCTCAGCAGCAGCGCCGAACTGGCACCCCTGCTGGGCCTGGCGGATGCCATCGTGGACCTCGTGCAGACCGGCGGCACCCTCAAGGCCCACGGCCTGGTGGAAACGGCCGTGCTGGGTCGGTCTTCCGCCCGCCTCGTGGCCGCCCGCGGGGCCTACCTCAGTGAACCCGGGCGCATCCGGCCCCTGGCGGATCTGCTGATGGCGACCCTGCGCTGA